Proteins from a single region of Gossypium arboreum isolate Shixiya-1 chromosome 1, ASM2569848v2, whole genome shotgun sequence:
- the LOC108483038 gene encoding uncharacterized protein LOC108483038, translating into MMAVDLHNCELLIPSDNFDGLSMENNNTNNNKGRAYLFGSSEFGSELSSPIGSDQLSSSSTESSNSEEEEEEEEEEEEEEEEEDCFIGEFTRQMAQYMLQDEDKHEKSSGSTMVGKFENMKIHEETARYYHGFQSKQALIDDQIRAIQFYKLKQEQAMKQREQKPKTKHCQSKGIAIGGFNNGQKLAPTSNNPCYFLNQQQQSNQQIGSDMRAVFLNGSGSKTGSSGTGVFLPRGTTTGNSRKKQGCPTVLIPARVVQALKLHFEKTGVPSRFNTNAFYPLNAAASSMSRPQKGRSEAAVPATNHHHQEMNLPQEWTY; encoded by the exons ATGATGGCTGTTGACCTGCACAACTGTGAGTTATTGATTCCTTCTGATAACTTTGATGGTCTTTCAATGGAAAACAACAATACCAACAACAACAAAGGCAGGGCTTACTTATTTGGCTCATCCGAGTTTGGCTCCGAGTTGAGTTCACCAATTGGGTCGGATCAGTTGAGTTCAAGCTCGACGGAGAGCAGTAAtagtgaagaagaagaagaagaagaagaagaagaagaagaagaagaagaagaagaagactgTTTTATCGGTGAGTTCACTCGCCAGATGGCTCAGTACATGCTTCAAGATGAAGATAAACATGAAAAG TCCTCTGGTTCAACTATGGTTGGGAAATTTGAAAATATGAAAATACATGAAGAGACAGCAAGATATTACCATGGATTTCAATCAAAACAAGCCCTTATTGATGATCAAATAAGAGCTATCCAA TTTTACAAGCTGAAACAAGAGCAAGCAATGAAGCAAAGGGAACAAAAGCCAAAAACTAAGCATTGTCAAAGCAAAGGAATAGCTATTGGAGGGTTCAACAATGGCCAAAAACTTGCCCCCACCTCTAATAATCCCTGTTACTTTCTGAACCAACAACAACAAAGCAACCAACAAATCGGTTCTGATATGAGGGCCGTTTTCCTTAATGGATCCGGTTCCAAAACTGGTTCTTCTGGAACCGGTGTCTTCTTGCCTCGTGGAACAACTACTGGCAATTCAAGAAAGAAACAAG gaTGCCCCACGGTTCTAATTCCTGCAAGAGTAGTTCAGGCCTTGAAGCTCCATTTTGAGAAAACAGGGGTTCCGTCAAGGTTCAATACCAATGCTTTTTATCCACTTAATGCAGCGGCTTCTTCTATGAGTAGGCCACAAAAAGGTCGGTCGGAGGCGGCAGTGCCGGCTACAAACCACCACCATCAAGAAATGAATCTACCTCAAGAATGGACTTATTAA